A single window of Xiphophorus hellerii strain 12219 chromosome 12, Xiphophorus_hellerii-4.1, whole genome shotgun sequence DNA harbors:
- the LOC116729098 gene encoding B-cell linker protein, translating to MSFLGKLKPRGPPAPPRRTDNNAAFEWPQDEFDDEDGDMYEVPPCERQPVKVPQTQIQENIYLERASRPEIHAPPRISKPSTPQNTVKPPEINRTEKPGRIKMPDPPARSAPAPAPLPEEDVYLDPNEEQEDNDDVYLEPEASCPPPAPNRGPKPPPPKPMVKPPVPRAETQPMFSAIHELKTSEDRRASFPGQLTQRVLPPDLKEPKPMLPHPLMGDYKPGGGSRMTKQSGNEDKEWFAGDCSRQTAENLLNRVRKDGAFLIRYSSDKRPQQPYTLAVLYQQKVYNIPIRFIEESKGYALGKEGKKNEEVFSSLDEMISYHKNNQILLIDSKSQAKHTAHLTQPVRP from the exons ATg AGTTTCCTTGGAAAACTGAAGCCCCG TGGACCTCCGGCCCCTCCAAGGAGGACAG acaACAATGCAGCGTTTGAATGGCCACAGGATGAATTT GATGATGAAGACGGGGACATGTATGAAGTTCCTCCCTGTGAGCGTCAGCCTGTCAAGGTCCCACAGACACAAATACAGGAAAACATTTACTTGG agAGGGCATCTCGTCCTGAAATTCACGCCCCACCCAGAATATCCAAACCCTCT ACACCACAGAACACTGTAAAAC CTcctgaaataaacagaactgaGAAACCTGGAAGGATAAAGATGCCCGATCCTCCGGCCCGCAGTGCTCCCGCTCCGGCTCCTTTACCTGAAGAAG atgtttatctGGATCCAAATGAAGAACAG GAAGACAATGATGACGTGTATTTGGAGCCAGAAGCAT CCTGCCCTCCTCCTGCCCCAAACAGAGGACCCAAACCTCCTCCTCCAAAACCCAT GGTAAAACCACCAGTTCCAAGAGCTGAGACT CAACCAATGTTTTCTGCTATTCATGAGCTAAAGACAT CTGAGGATAGACGCGCCAGCTTCCCCGGTCAGCTAACGCAACGAGTTCTGCCTCCAGATCTGAAGGAACCTAAACCCAT GCTTCCTCATCCTCTGATGGGAGACTACAAACCTGGAG GTGGCAGTAGGATGACGAAGCAAAGTGGAAATGAG GATAAAGAGTGGTTTGCTGGAGACTGTAGCAGACAGACAGCTGAGAATCTCTTAAATAGAGTCAGAAAG GATGGAGCCTTTCTCATTCGATACAGCTCAGACAAACGACCTCAGCAGCCGTACACACTGGCTGTCCTCTACCAGCAGAAGGTGTACAACATCCCCATCCGTTTTATTGAAGAGTCAAAAGGTTACGCCCTCGGAAAGGAGGGCAAGAAGAATGAAGAG GTCTTCAGCAGTCTTGACGAGATGATTTCTTACCACAAGAACAACCAAATACTTCTGATTGACAGCAAGAGCCAGGCCAAGCACACAGCACACCTAACGCAGCCTGTTCGACCCTAA